The segment TGATATTGGGGAGACCTTTCTTGGCTACAGCAGGAGCAGTTGTGAATGTTAAGGAAGGGAAGATTGATCTTCACCTTGGAAAGGGAAAcattcttcactttgacatcaaggaaGTGATGAAGAAGCCTATTACTCAAAGCCAAGCATTCTACATTGAGGAGATGGAGGTTTTAGCTGATGAGCTTCTAGAGGAGTTGGCACTTGAAGACTCTCTACAACATGCCTTAACAATTGAGAGAGAGGTCCAAATGATTGAGAACAAGGAAAGTGATGCCTATGTGAAGATGCTGGACTCTCACAAAGAGATTAGTGATGAAGAACAGAATGAGGAGTTTTCATATGAGGATCACCATGCTTTCTCAGCTACTCAACAAGAGAATCTCCAAGAGGATGATTGGAGTGAACTCAAAGCACCAAAAGTGGAGCTTAAACCTCTTCCCCATGGTGTAAGGTATGCTTTCCTTGGCCCTAATGAAACTTACCCTGTCATAGTGAGTAGTGAGCTTAGTGAAGATGAATTGTCTAAACTTTTGAATGAACTTAGAAAGTATAGAAAGACAATAGGCTACTCACTAGATGATATTAAAGGGCTATCACCTTCTTTATGCATGCATTGGATACATCTAGAGGATGAATCTATGACTTCTATAGAACATCAAAGAAGGTTGAACCCCAACTTGAAGGATGTTGTAAAGAAAGAGATTCTAAAACTCTTAGATGCAGGAGTCATCTATCCtatttcggatagcaaatgggtGTCTCCTGTGCATGTTGTTCCAAAGAAAGGAGGAATGACTGTGGTTAAAAATGATAAGGATGAACTAATACCAACAAGAACAATAACAGGACATAGGATGTGCATAGATTATCGAAAACTTAACAAAGCATCTAGAAAGGATCATTTTCCATTACCATTCATTGATCAAATGCTTGAGAGACTTGCAAATCATCCCTATTATTGTTTTCTTGATGGGTATTCAGGGTTCTTCCAAATCCCCATACATCCAAATGATCAAGAGAAAACGACTTTCACATGCCCCTATGGTACCTTTGCTTATCGAAGGATGCCATTTGGGCTATGTAATGCTCCAGCCACTTTCCAAAGATGCATGATGTCTATTTTCTCTGATCTTATAGAGGATGTTGTGGAGGTGTTTATGGATGATTTCTCTGTCTACGGATCTTCGTTTTCTGCTTGTTTGTCAAATCTTAGCAGGGTCCTCAAGAGATGTGAAGAGACCAACCTTGTGCTGAACTGGGAAAAGTGTCACTTCATGGTAAAGGAAGGGATTGTGCTTGGACACAAGATTTCAGAGAGGGGGATTGAGGTAGACAAGGCCAAGATTGAAGTAATGGTTGGGTTAGCTGCACCAAAGACAGTTAAGGATATTAGAAGTTTCCTTGGTCATGCTGGATTCTATAGAAGATTCATCCAAGACTTCTCGATGATAGCAAGGCCAATGACTAAGCTTCTATGCAAGGAGGCTGCATTCGTCTTTGATTGGGAATGTCTACAAGCTTTCAAGATGTTGAAGGAGAAGCTGGTTAGTGCCCCCATCGTGCAGCCACCAGATTGGGATCTCCCCTTTGAGATAATGTGTGATGCTAGTGACTATGCTGTGGGAGCTGTTCTTGGTCAAAAGAAGGACAAGAAGACTCATGTGATCTACTATGCAAGTAAAACTCTTGATGAAGCCCAAATGAAGTATGCTACAACTGAGAAGGAGTTGCTAGCCATTGTCTATGCCTTTGAGAAGTTCAGAAGCTACTTAGTTGGGTCAAAGGTCATAGTCTACACTGATCATGCTGCATTGAGACACCTCATGGCCAAGAAGGATGCTAAGCCAAGGCTGTTGAGGTGGATCTTGCTGCTACAAGAGTTTGACCTTGAGATTAGAGACAAGCCAGGAGTtgagaatggtgtagctgatcaCTTGTCTAGACTGAAGATTGAGAGTGGGATCCCTATTGATGAAGGGCTTCCAGAAGAGCAAATCATGGCGATTGGAGCAGTGGTAGCAGTTTGTGAAACTGGAAAGAAGCTTGAAGAGGTGAAGGCAACTAAAGAGAAGGGGCCTTGGTATGCTGATTTGGTGAACTACTTAGCCTGTGGAAGAGAGCCACTCGATCTTGAAGGATATGCCAAGAAGAAGTTCTACAAAGATGTGAAGAGATACTattgggatgaaccttacctctaCATCCTTTGTAGAGATCAACTCTATAGAAGAGCAGTAGCTGATGAAGAAGTTGAAGGGATCCTCACACACTGTCATGGATCATCTTATGGAGGGCACTTTGCCACTTTCAAGACTGTCTCAAAGGTGTTACAAGCTGGGTTTTGGTGGCCTCATATGTTCAAAGACACTCAAGACTTTGTCTCTAGGTGTGATTCATGCCAAAGGAGAGGAAACATCACCAAAAGAAATGAGATGCCTCAAAACCCAATTCTAGAAGTAGAGGTGTTTGATGTGTGGGGTATTGACTTCATGGGACCATTCCCATCATCTTTTGGAAACAAATACATCCTTGTAGCTGTTGACTATGTCTCCAAGTGGGTAGAAGCTGTGGCAAGTCCCACCAATGATTCTAGAGTGGTGATAAAGATGTTCAAAAGCACTATCTTTCCAAggtttggagttccaagagcTGTCATCAGTGATGGAGGTTCTCACTTCATCAACAAACTGTTTGAAAGTCTTCTCAAGAAGAATGGTGTGAAGCATAAGGTTGCAACTCCCTACCATCCTCAGACAAGTGGTCAAGTTGAGATCTCCAACAGAGAAATCAAGTCTATTTTGGAGAAAACAGTGGGGACTACAAGGAAAGATTGGTCCATCAAGTTAGATGATGCACTATGGGCTTATAGGACTGCTTACAAGACTCCTTTGGGAACCACACCTTTCAACCTTGTGTATGGGAAGGCTTGTCATCTACCGGTTGAACTTGAGTACAAAGCATTGTGGGCTGTGAAGTTGCtgaactttgacatcaagagtgcCAAGGAGAAGAGACTTCTCCAACTTAATGAACTGGAAGAGATCCGACTTGATGCTTTTGAGAACTCAAGGATTTACAAGGAGAAAACCAAAGCTTTTCATGACAAGAAGATCTTGAAGAGAGAATTCAGTGCTGGAGATCAAGTGCTTCTCTACAACTCTAGACTGAAGTTGTTCCCCGGGAAGCTCAAGTCAAGATGGTCCGGTCCTTTCAAGATCAAAGAAGTTAAGCCATATGGAGCAATTGTGTTATGGAACAAGGATGGTGGAGACTTTACAGTCAATGGACAGAGGGTTAAGCTCTACATGGGAGCCACAACAGaagaggaaagaacttcggttCCACTCTTCGACCCCATTCCCGCCTAGCTAAAAAGAAAGGAAGTCAAGTTAGAgacttaaaacaagctcacttgggaggaagtCCCATGTCTATCCTTGTACATacttcactaaaaaaaaaaaaaaaaaaaaaaaaaaataaaaataaaaaaggggtcgCGGGGTGTTGCCGCGAGGTCTAGGAGTCGTTTCGTGTATCGACAGCTCGAGCCTGAGATGGAGCGGGGTGATGCAGCGGGGTCTGTAGGTCGCGCCACATTTTGAGTTTCGGAAGATGGTTTGGCGCGGGGTGTGACCGCGGGGTCAGGAGGTCGCGCGTCATTTTGAGGAACGGACATAAGTTCTGGGAGCGGGGTGTGGCCGCGAGGTACCGTCGTCGCTCCACGTCACCCAGGTATGAATTCTTAACCCGAAACCCGACAAACCGACCCATACCCGACGCCCCGACCCGGCCTAAAACTAACCCAACCCCGCtcccttttctctctctctcgttttcTTCTCTCCCTCCCCAAACACAAACACACTCTCTCAATTCTCCCAACTCTAAAAACCCCATAACTCACTCAAATCTTCCCCAAATCAACCCATTCTTGTTTCCAAATCCAAGCTTTCGCCCCTGTAGTCTAATTTCTTGAATCAATTCATCTTTTCATTCTAATCCAAGCAAGGTATGGTAATTCAAAGATGAATTTCGTGGGTTCATGAACCCTAGAAATTCAAACTCAAATTTAGCTTGGTTTCTTGCTTGATTCTTGTGAATTTGGCTAGGGAAAGCTTATATATCATGTTGGGTTGCTAATTTTGTGGTAGAAGTGAGTTGAATCCGAAATTGAAAAGCTAGGGTTCTTGAGAATTGGGAATTTTCGAAATTGTCCACATTGGGTTTAAATATTGTTTGGCATGAAGTGTTTGGATGGTTTTGGACTGTGCTAGCTTTACTTAGACCTGATTATTCATTGTAACTCATCTCTTGTGATTCTTGCTAATACTCTACCAAGATTTGACCATTATAGGTACAATGGCAAAGACAAACAAGACGGACATGGAAGCTAAGAAAGCAGCAGCTGCAAAACGCGAATTCGAACTGCGGGGAAAGCCTCTAGAACCTGCTGAGCCAAGCCAACAAGGAGTGGAGAGAACATCTAGGCAACGAGTTCTGGATGCAAGGAAGGCAGCGGAAAAGGAGAAAAGAGCAGGCAAGGCTGTGGCATCTTCTTCTagagatgaggaagaagaagaaccagctCCACCAAAGAAAGCCAAGATGTCCAAAGGGAAAGGGATAGCTCTTGAAAGGGACAGAAGTAAGTCACCAACAGTTGAAGAGCTACACCATCACTTGGCTAAAGGTGTTTCTTGGGTTCCAACACGCTTTGCTGACCCCAAGATGATGGAGGAGCTAGGAATCGAAAACGATGTTAGGACAATGCTGCAGCACATGAAAATGGAGAGCTTCTACTCCATGGCCTATCCTACTTACGAGGAACCTTCTTCTCAGTTCCTTGCAACTCTTGAAGCATCTTTCTATGAGGGTAACCATGTGAGACATGGATGGggcaaaatcaaatttaaggtCAATGGAAAGAGCTATTTCATGAGTTTCAAGGAAATTGGAGCAATTATGGGGATTGAGGATAATGAAGATCAAACCCTCCCAAGGTTCAAGAAGCTTCCTACTGGTGTTTGGAGAGTGATAAGTGGAAATCAACATGCTACTGGTCATGACAAGAACTCAGCCATCAGACATCCCGCAGTGCGTTATCTCCACAGGATACTTGTCCACACTCTCTACCCTCGCAAGGAGGCAGGAACAGTCAATGAAGAAGAGCTGCGACTACTCTACCGGGCTGTTATAGACAATGTTACACCAGAACAGCTTGAGGAGTTTGAGGAGACTGATAAGATGAAGTTTCCCACAACTGACATCTTCAAACGCTTTGGAATGGTTGGTCTCTTTGTGGAACGTCTCATGTACTACAAGGATTGGGTTTGGACTACAGCAGATTCATCGCCTCAGCTTGGAATTGGTGGTATGATAACTCCACTGCTGATAGCAAATGGTGTGAACTTGGGGAATGATCCCAAAGGACCAGCATTCATTGATGCCCCTTATTTGAGGATTGCTACTTACATTGGTGGAAGGTATCAAGAGAAAGTTGTCTACACCTACTTCCGCAAGGGAAAGATGGCTAAGTTGCTGCTCCCAAATAGAAAGCTCACAAACATAGAAAGGCCGGGGATCATCCACTTCGACATAGATGAATCAGAGCTCTTTGGACCCCATGGCCCTATAGATCCTGTGACTGCTCCTAAGAGAAGGAG is part of the Brassica rapa cultivar Chiifu-401-42 chromosome A09, CAAS_Brap_v3.01, whole genome shotgun sequence genome and harbors:
- the LOC103833713 gene encoding uncharacterized protein LOC103833713; protein product: MAKSDSVYSEEHDRVNRNDDHQTKKEIKSLQEKMDLLLSNQAKQEQVNFVGGPIQEIPPKINEVDGLEGQEELCFINNNGFWYRKEPNFQYNNYQQKSYSNNQQGGYQQRKNTQQGSYQLRQNTPPGFNNNNNQSTQAQGSSSQAPASDTSVDAMFKKLLDFQAKNEKTMGYEFTKIHSKIDGSYNELNNKIRHLENQFASMNSQPSRQQGALPGKPEQNPKETMKAITLRSGKQLPPRTLIRDNEKQDGEVVINVDDDVVIMDEKTNEEILEKIVEAKGKGKIGEEKKGENKNEAATSSKGALFNPPPYEPKLPFPGRFKRQLLEQYKALFEKQMSEVQITMPIIDAFMLVPQYSKFLKDAVTKKKKEMEGMVVLTHECSAIIQRLTIPKKLEDPGSFTLPCAIGQFAFERCLCDLGASVSLMPLSIAKRLGFTQYKKCRLSLVLADRSVKIPIGILEDLPVMVGNCEIPTDFVVLDMDEEPTDPLILGRPFLATAGAVVNVKEGKIDLHLGKGNILHFDIKEVMKKPITQSQAFYIEEMEVLADELLEELALEDSLQHALTIEREVQMIENKESDAYVKMLDSHKEISDEEQNEEFSYEDHHAFSATQQENLQEDDWSELKAPKVELKPLPHGVRYAFLGPNETYPVIVSSELSEDELSKLLNELRKYRKTIGYSLDDIKGLSPSLCMHWIHLEDESMTSIEHQRRLNPNLKDVVKKEILKLLDAGVIYPISDSKWVSPVHVVPKKGGMTVVKNDKDELIPTRTITGHRMCIDYRKLNKASRKDHFPLPFIDQMLERLANHPYYCFLDGYSGFFQIPIHPNDQEKTTFTCPYGTFAYRRMPFGLCNAPATFQRCMMSIFSDLIEDVVEVFMDDFSVYGSSFSACLSNLSRVLKRCEETNLVLNWEKCHFMVKEGIVLGHKISERGIEVDKAKIEVMVGLAAPKTVKDIRSFLGHAGFYRRFIQDFSMIARPMTKLLCKEAAFVFDWECLQAFKMLKEKLVSAPIVQPPDWDLPFEIMCDASDYAVGAVLGQKKDKKTHVIYYASKTLDEAQMKYATTEKELLAIVYAFEKFRSYLVGSKVIVYTDHAALRHLMAKKDAKPRLLRWILLLQEFDLEIRDKPGVENGVADHLSRLKIESGIPIDEGLPEEQIMAIGAVVAVCETGKKLEEVKATKEKGPWYADLVNYLACGREPLDLEGYAKKKFYKDVKRYYWDEPYLYILCRDQLYRRAVADEEVEGILTHCHGSSYGGHFATFKTVSKVLQAGFWWPHMFKDTQDFVSRCDSCQRRGNITKRNEMPQNPILEVEVFDVWGIDFMGPFPSSFGNKYILVAVDYVSKWVEAVASPTNDSRVVIKMFKSTIFPRFGVPRAVISDGGSHFINKLFESLLKKNGVKHKVATPYHPQTSGQVEISNREIKSILEKTVGTTRKDWSIKLDDALWAYRTAYKTPLGTTPFNLVYGKACHLPVELEYKALWAVKLLNFDIKSAKEKRLLQLNELEEIRLDAFENSRIYKEKTKAFHDKKILKREFSAGDQVLLYNSRLKLFPGKLKSRWSGPFKIKEVKPYGAIVLWNKDGGDFTVNGQRVKLYMGATTEEERTSVPLFDPIPA
- the LOC117128515 gene encoding uncharacterized protein LOC117128515, yielding MAKTNKTDMEAKKAAAAKREFELRGKPLEPAEPSQQGVERTSRQRVLDARKAAEKEKRAGKAVASSSRDEEEEEPAPPKKAKMSKGKGIALERDRSKSPTVEELHHHLAKGVSWVPTRFADPKMMEELGIENDVRTMLQHMKMESFYSMAYPTYEEPSSQFLATLEASFYEGNHVRHGWGKIKFKVNGKSYFMSFKEIGAIMGIEDNEDQTLPRFKKLPTGVWRVISGNQHATGHDKNSAIRHPAVRYLHRILVHTLYPRKEAGTVNEEELRLLYRAVIDNVTPEQLEEFEETDKMKFPTTDIFKRFGMVGLFVERLMYYKDWVWTTADSSPQLGIGGMITPLLIANGVNLGNDPKGPAFIDAPYLRIATYIGGRYQEKVVYTYFRKGKMAKLLLPNRKLTNIERPGIIHFDIDESELFGPHGPIDPVTAPKRRRGGGRGHVMTGTSDATQEGSATPLYGPPRYHFTQSSTALPHGPLREAHEHIDKLQRWNKAQDRTIFKLKTKYKELKKTVKKQAEASAQFMKKVADILVRGGVGGCSSEDFVTRDTSVPQPQPYDPVTNPSLDLGPPLTARQLLRLARNPQAHKSNSGNKSPSLASTDAETDNEEVASEPQEYYTTFPDDSGYGDSGFFPNA